The Raphanus sativus cultivar WK10039 chromosome 2, ASM80110v3, whole genome shotgun sequence genome includes a region encoding these proteins:
- the LOC108842888 gene encoding imidazole glycerol phosphate synthase hisHF, chloroplastic, with protein sequence MDATTAAAPFSSFTTSRQNLSSSPCSSLLSRKKLGSTNLKFKSPRSLSVRASSSSDSVVTLLDYGAGNVRSIRNALRHLGFSIKDVQKPGDILNADRLIFPGVGAFAPAMDVLNKTGMGEALCTYIENDRPFLGICLGLQLLFDSSEENGPVKGLGVIPGTVGRFHSSAGIRVPHIGWNALQVGNDSEILDDVGNRHVYFVHSYRAIPSNENKDWISSTCHYGESFISSIRRGNVHAVQFHPEKSGEVGLSVLRRFLDPKSPSKQKPMEGKASKLAKRVIACLDVRTNDKGDLVVTKGDQYDVREQSNENEVRNLGKPVDLAGQYYKDGADEISFLNITGFRDFPLGDLPMIQVLRYTSENVFVPLTVGGGIRDFTDATGRYYSSLEVAAEYFRSGADKISIGSDAVYAAEEFIKSGVKTGKSSLEQISRVYGNQAVVVSIDPRRVYVNHPEDVPYKVIRVTNPGPNGEEYAWYQCTVSGGREGRPIGAYELAKAVEKLGAGEILLNCIDCDGQGKGFDTDLVKLISDSVGIPVIASSGAGTPEHFSEVFETTNASAALAAGIFHRKEVPIQSVKEHLLEKSIEVRM encoded by the exons ATGGATGCTACGACGGCGGCGGCTCCATTCTCGTCCTTTACCACTTCAAGACAAAACCTTTCTTCTTCCCCTTGTTCGTCGCTCCTTTCCCGGAAGAAACTCGGTAGTACTAATCTCAAATTCAAATCTCCGAGAAGCCTCTCGGTTCGCGCATCTTCGTCCTCCGATTCTG TTGTGACTTTGCTTGACTACGGAGCTGGGAATGTCCGTAGCATCCGTAACGCTCTTCGTCACCTCGGTTTCAGCATCAAAGAC GTTCAAAAACCTGGTGACATTCTGAATGCTGATCGACTAATCTTCCCCGGCGTTGGAGCTTTTGCACCCGCCATGGATGTGCTTAACAAAACCGG GATGGGAGAAGCTTTGTGCACATATATTGAGAACGACCGTCCTTTCCTAGGCATATGTCTTGGCTTACAACTACTTTTCGACTCTAGTGAGGAGAATGGACCAG TCAAAGGTCTTGGTGTTATACCCGGAACGGTTGGACGCTTTCATTCTTCAGCTGGTATAAGAGTTCCCCACATTGGCTGGAATGCTTTGCAAGTCGGGAACGATTCTGAAATTTTGGATGATGTTGGAAACCGTCATGTGTATTTTGTCCATTCTTACAGGGCCATTCCG TCAAATGAAAACAAGGATTGGATTTCGTCTACCTGCCACTATGGAGAATCCTTTATCTCTTCCATAAGAAGAGGAAATGTGCATGCAGTCCAGTTCCATCCAGAGAAGAGTGGGG AGGTTGGGCTTTCTGTtttaagaaggttcttggatCCAAAATCACCCTCGAAACAG AAACCAATGGAAGGGAAGGCTTCAAAGCTTGCAAAGagg GTTATTGCTTGTCTTGACGTGAGGACTAATGATAAAGGAGATCTTGTAGTAACTAAAGGCGACCAATATGATGTGAGAGAGCAATCTAACGAAAACGAG GTTCGTAATCTTGGAAAACCTGTGGATTTAGCTGGTCAGTATTACAAAGATGGTGCAGATGAG ATTAGCTTTTTAAACATAACTGGATTCCGTGATTTTCCGCTAGGGGATTTGCCGATGATACAG GTTTTGAGGTACACATCAGAGAATGTCTTTGTACCACTAACCGTTGGAGGTGGTATTAGAGATTTTACAGACGCTACCGGCAG ATACTATTCGAGTCTGGAAGTTGCTGCTGAGTATTTCAGATCCGGTGCTGATAAGATCTCCATAGGAAGCGACGCTGTTTATGCTGCGGAAGAGTTTATTAAATCAGGG gtGAAGACAGGAAAGAGTAGTTTAGAACAAATATCCAGAGTTTATGGAAATCAG GCAGTGGTTGTAAGTATAGATCCTCGTAGAGTTTATGTGAACCATCCTGAGGATGTGCCATACAAAGTCATCAGAGTAACTAACCCAG GTCCGAATGGGGAAGAATATGCATGGTACCAGTGCACG GTAAGTGGAGGACGAGAAGGTCGGCCTATTGGAGCGTATGAGCTTGCAAAAGCGGTGGAAAAGTTAGGTGCTGGTGAAATTCTACTGAACTGCATAGACTGTGATG GTCAAGGGAAAGGATTTGACACAGACTTGGTAAAGCTCATCTCTGATTCAGTGGGCATACCGGTTATCGCAAGCAGTGGAGCAGGCACTCCTGAGCACTTTTCTGAGGTGTTTGAGACGACAAATGCATCTGCTGCGCTTGCTGCCGGAATTTTCCACCGGAAAGAG GTACCCATCCAATCTGTGAAAGAGCACTTGCTAGAGAAGAGCATAGAAGTCCGGATGTAA
- the LOC108842889 gene encoding probable beta-1,3-galactosyltransferase 4, translating into MSLRQHRGLKVSASKSFVSVSDSSARELSSPTATLGAELARYRMKARFYIGCMKSGLFLLGMRYHEPEYWKFGEEGR; encoded by the exons ATGTCTTTGAGGCAACATAGAGGATTAAAGGTGTCGGCTTCCAAGAGTTTTGTCTCTGTATCGGATTCTTCTGCGCGGGAACTCTCTTCTCCAACAG CCACGCTCGGAGCAGAATTAGCAAGATACCGGATGAAGGCCCGATTCTACATTGGTTGCATGAAATCGGGCTTGTTCTTACTAGGAA TGAGATATCATGAACCGGAGTACTGGAAATTTGGAGAAGAGGGAAGGTAG